The DNA region GCGTTCCTGCCCGCGGGTGAGACCAGCGTCACCGTTCCCGTGCTCACGCTCAACACCAACGTCTACTTCGTGCCGACCGACATCATCGCGGGGAAATACCCCACGCGCCTGGGTGAGGTGTTCGTGGAAGAGGGCGACGTCGTGGTCGCGGGTAAGCCGTTGTTCTCGCTCACCGAGACCTCGTTCGCGGTCACGCTCGACACCAGCGCCGCCGACCGCACGAAGCTGAAGGTCGGACAGAGCGTCACCGTCCAGCTACAGGGTGGCGACGGGACGGCCCCCGGCGTGATCTCCGAGCTCGACGACAACGTCACCACCGATCCGGATACGAAGAAGCAGACCTACAAGGGGACGGTGCAGGTCGAGGGTGAGCTCGGTGCCGCCGACGGGGCACCGGTCACGATCGAGGTGGTCCTCGAGGAGCGTGTCGGTGCTCTGACCGTACCCATCGCGGCGGTCAAGCAGAACGGTTCGGGGGACGACGTGGTGCGCGTGATCGATCTCGACCACGGTGGCCGGACGCGCGAAGTGCGGGTGAAGACCGGGCTCTCGGAGGGTTCCTACATCGAGATCCAGTCGGGTCTGCGCGCCAACCAGGTCGTGGTCGTCGAGGTCGATCAGGGGTCGCAGGGATGACCGCGGTGACCAACGGGTCGCCGCTCCTCGAGCTCACCAACGTCTCCCGCGTCTACGGCGAGCAGGTGAAGGTCTACGCGCTGCGCGACGTGTCGTTGCAGATCCACGCCGGCGATCTTCTCGCCATCGTCGGGCCGTCGGGTTCGGGCAAGTCGACGATGCTCGGGCTTCTCGGCGTGCTCGACCGACCGACCGAGGGAACGGTGGAGATCTCGGGAGTCGATACCGGGACGCTCGACGACGCGGCCCGGTCGAAGCTCCGCGGCGAGTCGGTCGGCTTCGTGTTCCAGCAGTTCCATCTGATCCCGCACTTGAGCGCGCTCGGCAACGTCGCGACCGCGCTGCTCTTCCGCGGCCTGAGCCGGGCCGAGTGCCGTGACCGTGCCACGCGTGCGCTCGAACAGGTGGGCCTCGCGCCTCGAGCCGACCATCGCCCGCTGCAACTCTCCGGCGGGGAACAGCAGCGCGTGGCGATCGCGCGCGCGATCGTCACCGAACCGATCATGGTGCTCGCCGACGAGCCCAGCGGCGCGCTCGATTCGCAGAACGCGGGGATCGTCATGGAGATCTTCGCGAGTCTCGAGTCTCGCGAACGGGCCGTCGTGCTCGTGACGCACGACCCCCGGATCGCCGCGACCACCAAGCGAGTGGTCTCGATGCTCGACGGGGAGATCGTCGCCGACGAACGCCAAGTGCCGGTTCCGTTCCAAGGACACGTGTGAGCCGCGCCCGCGAGCTGTTCTCGGTCGCGGCCACAGGGATCGCCGCCCGCAAGGTGCGCACCCTGCTGATCCTGCTCGGGCCGGTCGCGGGCGTCGCCGCGATGGTCGGCGCAGTGGGTCTCACGGAGTCCGCCAAGGGCGACCTCCGCGAGAAGCTCGCCGAGCTCGGTACCAGCCTGATCACCGCCGAAGCGGCGGGCACGTTCGGCCAACAGAACCCCACGTTGCCGAAGGACGCGGTGCACCGGGTCGAAGCGTTGCCGACGGTGATGCGCGCGTCGGCGGTCTCGGAGATCGCCGGTGTCGTGACGCTCCCGAACGCGGGTTCCGCGGACTTCTACCAGGCGTTTCCCGTGCCGGTGCTCGCCGCCGACGGTGCGTTGCCGGGCGTGCTCGAGGTCCCGTTGCGCAGCGGTCGTTGGTTGCGCCAAGGCGATCGGAAGAACAAGGCGCGGGCGGTGGTGATCGGGGCCGGGCTCGCCGATCAATACGCAGTCGTGCCCGGCGAGATCCGCACGATCACCCTCAACGAGATCGACTACGGCGTCGTCGGCGTGCTCGACCCAGTCGCGCTCGACCCGAACCTCGACAACGCCGCGTTCGTGACGCAGTGGTCCGCCAAGCACGACTTCGACACCGAGGGTGAGCCCACCAAGATGTACATACGCGCCGCCGGCGGGACCACCAACGAGACCAACGACGCGATCGCCACTGCTATCAGCCTCGGCGGCACCGACGAGGTCTCGACGAAGATCCCGAGCGATGCGCTGGAGGCGTCGGCCCAGGCCGACAAGACACTCCAGCAGACGGCCCTCTTCGCCGGGTTACTCGCGCTCGCGATCGGCGGGCTCGGGATCGCCAACGTGATGTCGATCTCGGTGATCCAACGCTCGTCGGAGATCGGGATCCGGCGCGCCCTCGGGAGCACGCGCTCCTTGATCGCGCTCCAGTTCCTGCTCGAAGCGCTGTTCGTCGGGATCCTCGGCGGTGTGATCGGGGCGCTCGTCGGTGTCGGGGTGGTGTACCTCGTCTCCGGTCTCGCCGATTGGGTCGTCGTGATCAACTACGGGAAGATGCCCCTCTGGATCGGGCTGGCCGTGGGTGTGTCCGTCGTCGCCGGGCTCTACCCCTCGGTGAAGGCGGCCCGCCTGGAGCCGCTGGAGACCCTCCGCCTCGGGTGAGAACCTCTAGCCTCGAACGATGAATCTTCCGAGCATCGAAGGGCCGGTCACCGGGGGGAACGGCCCCTTCGTCGGCGGAGTTGCGGCGGGCCTCGCCGAGCACGACTACACGCAGACGGAGTACTTCCTCGCCGGCACCGCCGACGCGTACGAGGTCACCGGCGACGGTGCGACGAAGACGGTCGACTCCGCCGACTACCGCACGCGCATCCTCGTCTACCGCCCGGCCGACGCCGCGCGCTTCAACGGCACCGTCGTCGTCGAGTGGCTGAACGTGAGTGGCGGGGTCGACGGATCACCCGACTGGACGTTCCTGCACCGCGAGATGATGCGGAGCGGGTACGCCTGGGTCGGCGTGTCGGCGCAGTCGGTGGGCGTGCACGGTGGCCAATCCCTCGTCGCAACCGCGAACGCGATGGGTCTCACGGAAGTGGATCCCGAGCGCTACGGGCCGCTCGCGCATCCCGGCGACGTCTTCTCCTTCGACATCTACACCCAAGCCGGGGCGGTTGCCCGGGGCGTCCCCGGAACTGCGCTCGCCGAGCTCCCGGTGGAGCGCGTGATCGCGATCGGCGAGTCGCAGTCGGCGATGCGGCTCACCGCCTACGTCAACGTGGTCGACGCGATCGCGCAGGAGTACGACGGCTTCTTCGTGCACGCGCGGGGTCGCTCGGGGTCACCGCTCGACGCGAGCGGGCCGATGCGCGACCCGTCGGCGCCACCCGAGCCCTTCCGCGAGGGCCTGCGCGTACCCGTGCTCTGCTTCGAGGCCGAGACCGACCTCATCGGCTTGGGCTACTACCCGGCGCGCCAGCCCGACAACGACAAGTTCCGCTTGTGGGAGGTGGCGGGCACGTCGCATGCCGACGTGTACACGTTCATTGCGGGTTTCGTCGACAGCGGTGCGCTCCCGATCACCGAGCTCGCCGCGCTGTGGGCGCCGACGACGTCGCCGATGGGCTTCGAGCTGGACCAGCCCATCAACACCGGTCCGCAGCACTACGTGCTCCAGGCCGCGCTCGCGCACTTCGACCGCTGGCTGCGCGACGGCACGGCGCCACCGTCCGCACCGCGGCTCGAAGTACAGCCGGGTGAACCGGCCACGTCGTTCGTCGTCGACGAGCACGGCATCGCGCGCGGCGGCATTCGCACACCGCACGTCGACGTGCCGATCGCGACACTGTCGGGTCTCGGCAACGGCGGTGCAGCGATCTCGTTCTTGTGCGGCACGACGATCCCGTTCAGCGCGGAGAAGCTCGCCTCGCTCTACACCAGCAAGCGCGACTACTGCGCGAAGTTCGACGCGGCCACCGACGCCGCCGTCGCCGCCGGCTTCTTCCTCGAAGCCGACGCCCCCGAGATCAAGGCGATCGCCGCCGAGCTCTACCGCGGTTAGCAGCGAACCGGCGTCGTTCGAGTCGGTTATACCGACTCTGCTGACGCCGGTTGAGTGTCAGCGGCCGGAGAAGGTTGCTTTGCCGGGGCCGTCGGCGAGGAAGCTCTGGATGCCGGTGGTGGCATCCTCGGTCTCGAAGACCTCGGCAAAGCCGCCGGCCTCGAGATCGAGCGCATCGCCGAGCGGGAGGTCGAAGCCCTCGTCGATCACGCGCTTGGCGATCCCCATCGCGACGACCGCGCCCGCGCCGAGCGACGCCGCCCACTCGAGCGCGGCGTCGAGCGCACCGCCCGCGGGCACGACGCGGTCGACGAGCCCGAGCGCGACCGCCTCGTCGGCCTTGACGTGCCGACCGCTCCAGATGAGGTCCTTCGCCCGCGCGGGCCCGACGAGCCTCGACAGCCGCTGCGTACCACCCGCGCCCGGGAAGATGCCGAGTTGGATCTCGGGAAAGCCGAGACGCACGCCGTCACCGGCAACGCGCAGGTCGCACGCCAGCGCGAGCTCGAAGCCGCCACCCAGCGCGAAGCCCTCGATCGCCGCGATCACCGGCCGCGGGATCGATCCGAGCGCATCGAACGCGGCGCGGAACGCGGCCGTGACGCGCGGCGCTGCGTCAACCTCGGTGAACTCCGAGACGTCGGCACCCGCGGCGAGCGCTTTCGCGTTGCCGGTCACGACGACGGCCTTCAGGTCGTCGTCGTGCGCGAGCACGTCGGCGTGCGCGGCGATCTCTTCGAGCAGCGCGATCGACAGCGGGTTCAGCGGCGGGCGGTTGAGCCGGAGCAGCGCGATGCCATCGCGCCGTTCCGACTGCAAGATCGGATCGGCCACGCTACTTCGCGTAGTCGAAGAAGCCGCGCCCCCGCTTGCGGCCGAGCAAGCCGGCTTCCACCATGCGGCGGAGAAGGGGCGGCGCCGAGTAGAGCGGCTCCTTGAACTCCTCGTACATGGAGTCGGCAACCGCCTTGATGGTGTCGAGGCCGATGAGGTCGGCGAGCGCGAGGGGACCCATCGGGTGCGAGCAACCCTCCACCATGCCGGCATCGATGTCGTCGGCAGACGCGAAGCCTGAATCGAGCATCCGGATCGCCGAGAGCACATACGGCACGAACAGGAAGTTCACGATGAAGCCGGCACGGTCGCGCGACCGGATGACGCGCTTGTCCAGCTTCGTAGTAACGAACTCCTCCACTTGATCGGCAGCAGCCTCGCTCGTGACGATCGACGGGATCAGCTCGACCAGATGCTGCACGGGTACCGGGTTGAAGAAGTGGAGCCCGAGCACGCTCTCCGGGCGCTGCGTGGCCATCGCGATCTTCATGATCGGGATCGACGACGTGTTCGAGGCGAGGATCGCTTCGTCGTCCTCGAGGATCTTGTCGAGCTTCCCGAACACCTCGAGCTTCTCGTCGACCGACTCGATGATGGCCTCGATGACGAGCTCACGGTCGGCGAGGTCGCCGAGGTCGGTGGTGAGCAGCAAGCGGGCGAGGACGGCCTCGCTCCCCGTCTCGTCGAGCTTGCCGCTCCGCACCGCACGGGACAGCGACGTCTCGATGCGCTCGAGCCCCGCGGCAGAGGTCTTGGCGTCGGTCTCGCACACGATCACGTCGGCCCCGGCCCTCGCGCACACTTCCGCGATCCCGGAACCCATGAGCCCGGCGCCGACGACGCCGACCCGCTCGATTCCCACGTGAACCCTCTCGGTAAGATTTGGCTCGTCAGGTTTGGTCGTCAGGTTTGGTCATCGACCAATTCGGTCGCCGCAGTGTAGGGATCGACAACCCCCGCAGCGACTCGAGCAGCCACGCTATCGAAGCGGGCTCCGCTGCAGATGTCATCGGCGCGCTTGGCCACCCGCTCGAGCACGATCCCGCGCAACTCGTCCCGAACGCGCAGTTCGCGCCGACGGGCCAGTTCCCCGGACGCCTCGAGGTAGCGCCGGTGGCCGGTCACCGCGTCGACCAGCTCGTCGAGACCGCGACCCTCGATGGCGACGGTGGGCACGATGGGAGGCACCCACTCCCGTGGTCCGTCCTGCGGTTCCTCCACCGAGGCGCCCAGCATCAACATCCCGTGCAGGTCGTTGACGGTCACCTCGACGCCACCGCGATCGGCCTTGTTCACGACGAACACGTCGCCGATCTCGAGCAGGCCGGCCTTGCTGGCCTGGATCGCGTCGCCCCAACCGGGCGTGACGACGACAACGGTCGTATCGGCGGTTCCGGCCACGGCCACCTCGACCTGACCGACTCCCACCGTCTCGACGAGGATCCACGCGTAGCCCGCGGCATCGAGCACGCGCACCGCGTGCGGTGCCGCGCGCGAGAGTCCGCCGAGCTCCCCGCGCGTCGCCATCGAACGGACGAAGACGCCGTCGTCGGTGTCGTGGTCCTGCATGCGCACGCGGTCGCCGAGGATCGCACCGCCGGTGAACGGGCTCGTTGGATCGACCGCGATCACCGCAACGCGCTCACCGGCACCGCGGAGCCGGCCGACGAGTCCGTCGGTGAGCGTGGACTTGCCCGCACCGGGCGCTCCGGTGAGGCCGACGACGGCAGCATGCCCGGCCGCGGTGGGCGGCAATGCTGCGAGCGCGTCACGCGCGGCCTCACCGCCCGACTCGACGATGGTGAGGAGTCTGGCGAGTGCGGCGCGGTCGCCGTGGCCTGTCGCGTCGACCAGCGCCGCGACCGGCGACGTCACTCTTCGATGGAGTCGTCGACGACCGCGGTGACGCCCGGCGCGCGGTCCATGATGATGCGCTCCACTCCGGCCTTCAGGGTTTGCATCGAGATGGGGCAGGTTCCGCACGCGCCGACCAGAGAGACGTGGACCACACCGTCGTCGTCGAGCTCCTGAAACTCGATGTCGCCGCCGTCGCTCTGGAGCGCCGGGCGGATGAGCTCGATGGCATCGCGGATGCGCTGCTCCAGCTCGGCGGGTTCGAGATCGGTGTCGATCGGCATGAGAACGTCCTTCACTCTCGGCTCGCTCGCTACGCCGAAGGGTACCTGCGGCGCGGCCGCTCACTCCCTATCGGCTCGCTCCGGCCTCACCGCTATTCGCGCACCCGGAGCACGTTGGCCCCCAGCACTTGCAGGGTCGCGGCGAGGTCAGGGTAGCCACGGTCGACGTGATGGGGGTCGAGCACGACCGTCTCCCCCTCGGCCGCGAGGCCCGCGATCACCAGCGCCGCCCCCGCCCGCACGTCGAGAGCCCGCACGGGGGCTCCCGACAGCCGAGGCACGCCCCGCACGACGGCATGGCGCCCCTCGTGCCGGACGTCGGCACCCATCCGGTTGAGCTCCGGGACGAACCCGAGACGGTTGTCGAAGACGTTCTCGGTGACGATGGCGGTGCCCTCGGCGATCGCCAGGAGCGCGACCACGAGCGGGAGGAAGTCGGTCGCGAAGCCCGGGAAGGGGAGCGTGGCGACGTCGACGGCACGCAGCCGATCGTCGGCGCGGGCCCAGATCCCGTCGGGCGTGGGCGACACCTTGAGTCCCATCTCGCCGAGCTTGACCGCGATCAGCTCGACGTGTTCGATACGCGCGCCCTCGATCGTGATCTCACCGCCGGCAATTCCGCACGCCATGAGAAGCGTGCCGGTCTCGATGCGGTCGCCCATGATCTCGGCGTCGACTGGCTCGAGCGACTCCACACCTTCGACCTCGATGGTCGACGTTCCCGCGCCGAGCACGCGCGCGCCCATGCGGTTCAACATCGCCGCGAGCTCGGTGATCTCGGGCTCGCGCGCCGCGTTCTCGATCACGGTCTGCCCCTTCGCGAGCACCGCGGCGGTGAGCAGGTTCTCGGTGGCGCCGACGCTCGGGAACTCGAGCACGATGCGCGCACCTCCGAGGCGGTTCACCCTTCCTTCGATGAAGCCGTGGACGACCGTCAGGTCGGCGCCCATCGCCCCGAGGCCACGCAAGTGCATGTCGAGCGGACGGCTCCCGATGTTGTCGCCCCCGGGCATCGCGACGCGCGCCTCGCCGCAACGCGCGAGCAGCGGACCGAGCACGTTCACCGACGCGCGCAGTCGGGTGACGAGCTCGTAGGGCGTCTCCGGATCGAGCGGGCCCGACGTGTCGATACTGAGCTCGCGCTCACCGGTCCAGGCGACCTCGGCGCCGACCGCGCGCATGACGTCGATCATCACGTCGAGGTCGGTGACGCGGTCCATGTTGCGCAGCGTCGTCACGCCGGGTGCGAGGAGCGCGGCGGCCATCTGCTTCAGGCCGAGGTTCTTGGTGGCGCCCGAAACGCGCACGCGCCCGGAGAGCCGCTCGCCCGCGAGCACGACGAACGCGTCGGTCATCGGGCCCGCGCTCCGGTCACTCGGCACTCCCGTCACTCGGCGAAGCTGAGCGGGAGGTCGCCCTCGCGCTCGGGCACCGGGATGCGCCACACCTCCATGGGCTGCACGATCCCCGGGATCGGCCGGTACCCGAGCGGTACGGCGCCGAACTCTTCGCCCACCGCCGCCGCAACCGCGGTCGTCGCGAGGATCTCACCGGGCCCCGCCGCATCGCAGAGACGCGACGCGAGGTTGATCGCCATCCCGATGAAGTCGTCGCCCTCGAAGAGGATCACCGGACCGGCCGCGATTCCCGTGCGAAGCGGGAGCACGATGTCGGCGCTCTCGAGCTGCTCCGTGAGATCGAGCATGCCGGCCACGATCGGGCGAACTTCGGTGGAGACGAACATGCAGCCGTCACCGAACCACTTGCCCACCCGGATCCCGTGGTCAGGAGCAAGCCGGCGCACCAACGCCCGGAACGTGGAGAGCACCGCGACCGCTTCCTCGTCGCCCAGCGTGTCGTTCATACGGGTGAACCCACACATGTCGACGAACGCAAAGCACCGGTGGACCCGCATGCCAACAGTTTGGCAAACCGCACGCGGGATCGGCGGATTGGTCCTGTCTATGGGTCGCTCACTACGAGCCGGGATACCCGGCTCGTGGCCGTTCGCTCCTGACTATGGGTCAGTCGCCCGCCCCGATCTCGACGGCATACACGTTGTAGAGGAGCTCGGCGCCCCGGCGCCGGTGCTGGGCGAGGAGACGGACGACCTCCGCGGTGACGCCTGCGAGCCGTTCGTCGTCGATGCCGGCACCCTCCCCGAGGAGCCCCGCAGCGCGGTCCATGGCGGTCGCGATGACGGCGTGGTCACGCTTGAGCCGGTCGACCTCGGGCGCGGCTTCGGCAGGAGCGTCGTCGAGCAGCTCCTCGAACAGCCCTCCCCCGCCCTCGGCGTACTCGACATGCAGGTCGAACGCGGAGCGCAACGCCGTGAGCGCGTCGGCAAGTGCCACCGAGTCGGCCGCCGACTCGCACGCCGCGGCGAACGCGTGGTGGGCCTCGCGGAGCGCGTCGCGCTGCGGCTGGACCCGATCGACTGCCTTGGCTGTGCGGTCAACGTCACTCGGCATACGACCCCCTCACGGTATTGGCCTGTGGGCGCGGGCCTCGGCGTGTCCACCATTGGACGCCGGATCGGTGCCCCGCGTCAACGTGGCAGTACCCGAACCCACTCGGTCGCACCCGCCGCGACCTCCTCGAGCACGTCGGCGGCGGTCCGGCCGCTCGACTTCAACGGCCGGTAGCCGTGGTCGGCGGTGTCGATCCAGTGGAACGTGACCTTCCCCTCGACGCCGCGCGCCGCCTTCGTGAGCTCGGCCTTACCGGCAAGGGCGTCGCGCGTTCCGCTCGCGAACAGCACCGGCACGCGCAAGCGCGGGAAGTGTTCGGCGCGCTGCTGGTCGGGTTTGCCGGCCGCGTGCAACGGATACCCGAGCAGGAGCAGTCCGAGCGCGGGGACGGGATCCTCCTCCGCGCCCACGACGAGCGAGCAGTAGCGGCCGCCCATCGAGCGTCCACCGAGCACGAGCCGATCGGGCGGGAGCTTCGAACGGCGCGCAAGCTCCGTGCACGCTTCGCGCGTCGCCGCATCGAGCACTTTCGGCCGGTCGGGTGCGTTCTTCCCTGCGCTCCGGTACGGATAGTTGAAGCGCAACGACGGGATGCCCGCATCGGCCAGCGCGTCGGCCACAACGAGCAGCGCCGCTCCGTACATGTCGGAACCCGCTCCGTGCGCGAGCAGCACCGCGCGATCGGCCCCTCGCTTCGGCCCCTGCCACGCGTACTCGGTCACCTGCTTCTCGGCCATGCGCGAACGGAGGCTACT from Acidimicrobiia bacterium includes:
- a CDS encoding ABC transporter ATP-binding protein, which encodes MTAVTNGSPLLELTNVSRVYGEQVKVYALRDVSLQIHAGDLLAIVGPSGSGKSTMLGLLGVLDRPTEGTVEISGVDTGTLDDAARSKLRGESVGFVFQQFHLIPHLSALGNVATALLFRGLSRAECRDRATRALEQVGLAPRADHRPLQLSGGEQQRVAIARAIVTEPIMVLADEPSGALDSQNAGIVMEIFASLESRERAVVLVTHDPRIAATTKRVVSMLDGEIVADERQVPVPFQGHV
- a CDS encoding ABC transporter permease; translated protein: MSRARELFSVAATGIAARKVRTLLILLGPVAGVAAMVGAVGLTESAKGDLREKLAELGTSLITAEAAGTFGQQNPTLPKDAVHRVEALPTVMRASAVSEIAGVVTLPNAGSADFYQAFPVPVLAADGALPGVLEVPLRSGRWLRQGDRKNKARAVVIGAGLADQYAVVPGEIRTITLNEIDYGVVGVLDPVALDPNLDNAAFVTQWSAKHDFDTEGEPTKMYIRAAGGTTNETNDAIATAISLGGTDEVSTKIPSDALEASAQADKTLQQTALFAGLLALAIGGLGIANVMSISVIQRSSEIGIRRALGSTRSLIALQFLLEALFVGILGGVIGALVGVGVVYLVSGLADWVVVINYGKMPLWIGLAVGVSVVAGLYPSVKAARLEPLETLRLG
- a CDS encoding alpha/beta hydrolase domain-containing protein, translated to MNLPSIEGPVTGGNGPFVGGVAAGLAEHDYTQTEYFLAGTADAYEVTGDGATKTVDSADYRTRILVYRPADAARFNGTVVVEWLNVSGGVDGSPDWTFLHREMMRSGYAWVGVSAQSVGVHGGQSLVATANAMGLTEVDPERYGPLAHPGDVFSFDIYTQAGAVARGVPGTALAELPVERVIAIGESQSAMRLTAYVNVVDAIAQEYDGFFVHARGRSGSPLDASGPMRDPSAPPEPFREGLRVPVLCFEAETDLIGLGYYPARQPDNDKFRLWEVAGTSHADVYTFIAGFVDSGALPITELAALWAPTTSPMGFELDQPINTGPQHYVLQAALAHFDRWLRDGTAPPSAPRLEVQPGEPATSFVVDEHGIARGGIRTPHVDVPIATLSGLGNGGAAISFLCGTTIPFSAEKLASLYTSKRDYCAKFDAATDAAVAAGFFLEADAPEIKAIAAELYRG
- a CDS encoding enoyl-CoA hydratase/isomerase family protein, whose amino-acid sequence is MADPILQSERRDGIALLRLNRPPLNPLSIALLEEIAAHADVLAHDDDLKAVVVTGNAKALAAGADVSEFTEVDAAPRVTAAFRAAFDALGSIPRPVIAAIEGFALGGGFELALACDLRVAGDGVRLGFPEIQLGIFPGAGGTQRLSRLVGPARAKDLIWSGRHVKADEAVALGLVDRVVPAGGALDAALEWAASLGAGAVVAMGIAKRVIDEGFDLPLGDALDLEAGGFAEVFETEDATTGIQSFLADGPGKATFSGR
- a CDS encoding 3-hydroxybutyryl-CoA dehydrogenase; this encodes MGIERVGVVGAGLMGSGIAEVCARAGADVIVCETDAKTSAAGLERIETSLSRAVRSGKLDETGSEAVLARLLLTTDLGDLADRELVIEAIIESVDEKLEVFGKLDKILEDDEAILASNTSSIPIMKIAMATQRPESVLGLHFFNPVPVQHLVELIPSIVTSEAAADQVEEFVTTKLDKRVIRSRDRAGFIVNFLFVPYVLSAIRMLDSGFASADDIDAGMVEGCSHPMGPLALADLIGLDTIKAVADSMYEEFKEPLYSAPPLLRRMVEAGLLGRKRGRGFFDYAK
- the meaB gene encoding methylmalonyl Co-A mutase-associated GTPase MeaB, yielding MTSPVAALVDATGHGDRAALARLLTIVESGGEAARDALAALPPTAAGHAAVVGLTGAPGAGKSTLTDGLVGRLRGAGERVAVIAVDPTSPFTGGAILGDRVRMQDHDTDDGVFVRSMATRGELGGLSRAAPHAVRVLDAAGYAWILVETVGVGQVEVAVAGTADTTVVVVTPGWGDAIQASKAGLLEIGDVFVVNKADRGGVEVTVNDLHGMLMLGASVEEPQDGPREWVPPIVPTVAIEGRGLDELVDAVTGHRRYLEASGELARRRELRVRDELRGIVLERVAKRADDICSGARFDSVAARVAAGVVDPYTAATELVDDQT
- a CDS encoding NifU family protein gives rise to the protein MEQRIRDAIELIRPALQSDGGDIEFQELDDDGVVHVSLVGACGTCPISMQTLKAGVERIIMDRAPGVTAVVDDSIEE
- the murA gene encoding UDP-N-acetylglucosamine 1-carboxyvinyltransferase, with translation MTDAFVVLAGERLSGRVRVSGATKNLGLKQMAAALLAPGVTTLRNMDRVTDLDVMIDVMRAVGAEVAWTGERELSIDTSGPLDPETPYELVTRLRASVNVLGPLLARCGEARVAMPGGDNIGSRPLDMHLRGLGAMGADLTVVHGFIEGRVNRLGGARIVLEFPSVGATENLLTAAVLAKGQTVIENAAREPEITELAAMLNRMGARVLGAGTSTIEVEGVESLEPVDAEIMGDRIETGTLLMACGIAGGEITIEGARIEHVELIAVKLGEMGLKVSPTPDGIWARADDRLRAVDVATLPFPGFATDFLPLVVALLAIAEGTAIVTENVFDNRLGFVPELNRMGADVRHEGRHAVVRGVPRLSGAPVRALDVRAGAALVIAGLAAEGETVVLDPHHVDRGYPDLAATLQVLGANVLRVRE
- a CDS encoding adenylate/guanylate cyclase domain-containing protein, translating into MRVHRCFAFVDMCGFTRMNDTLGDEEAVAVLSTFRALVRRLAPDHGIRVGKWFGDGCMFVSTEVRPIVAGMLDLTEQLESADIVLPLRTGIAAGPVILFEGDDFIGMAINLASRLCDAAGPGEILATTAVAAAVGEEFGAVPLGYRPIPGIVQPMEVWRIPVPEREGDLPLSFAE
- a CDS encoding alpha/beta family hydrolase, with the translated sequence MAEKQVTEYAWQGPKRGADRAVLLAHGAGSDMYGAALLVVADALADAGIPSLRFNYPYRSAGKNAPDRPKVLDAATREACTELARRSKLPPDRLVLGGRSMGGRYCSLVVGAEEDPVPALGLLLLGYPLHAAGKPDQQRAEHFPRLRVPVLFASGTRDALAGKAELTKAARGVEGKVTFHWIDTADHGYRPLKSSGRTAADVLEEVAAGATEWVRVLPR